Genomic DNA from Nocardioides aquaticus:
GTCTACGCCCAGGAGACCGGCTTGGCCGCGCCCATCCAGACCGGGGAGATGTCCACGGCCTACCTCTCCGAGATGTGCGTGAACTACCTCGGCGAGAACTACTACCGCAACGCCCGAATGGTCTGCAAGTACGTCTCCTCCACCCAGGCGAACGACGTCATCACGACCCACGGCGTGGTCACGGCCAAGGAGCCTAAGGGCGACGGCTTCCGCTTCACCATCGACATCTGGGCCGAGGACCAGGACGGGCAGAAGAAGACGGTCGGGCAGATGGAGGCCGACGTCGATGTCTGAGCCCCGCCGCATCCGCACCCACCCGCCGAAGGGAACACCATGAGCGTCAACTCTGTGCCCGCCACCGACTCGCTGCGTCCCATGACCTCCGTCCAGGTCGACCAGACCCGGGAGTTCGTCGCGAGCCTCGACGAGAAGTCCGAGACCTACTGGGACATGGTCACGATCGGCGATGTGCTCTCGCGCGACCTGCACCTCAGCGCGGAGCTGGTCATCCTCTACGCCGACGCGGTCGAGGACTTTAATCCCTGGTACGAGGGCTGGTTGATGAACCGGTGGCACATGGAGGGTGAGTCGCCGTTCGGAGGGGCCATCGTGCCGCCCATGCTCATCTCGCACTTCGTGCTCTCGGTGCAGTTTGACCACACCAAGCCGTTCGCGATCGGTTCGATCCACACTTTCCACGACACCCAGATACACAAGCCGGTCCCGGTCGGCTCCACCGTCCGAATCCAGACCACGGCGGTCGATAAGTTCACCAAGCGGGACCGGCGCTACGTGCGACACGAAGTGGAGGTGACCGATGTGGAGGACGCCACGCTGTACCTGTCCGAGACCCGCGACATCCTCTCGCTGTGATGGCCGACGTGACCGAGCCCGGGGTCGCTGCCGGACACCAGATCCCCGTGGCCGAAGGCCTCTTCGAGATCACCGACGACGGCCAGGTCGCCCTGGTCGGCTCGC
This window encodes:
- a CDS encoding MaoC/PaaZ C-terminal domain-containing protein, which encodes MQTTPHGAPPVKDRITRGTPVGFELVGVKKRALIQLMGSRLWGRFNPNHWDPVYAQETGLAAPIQTGEMSTAYLSEMCVNYLGENYYRNARMVCKYVSSTQANDVITTHGVVTAKEPKGDGFRFTIDIWAEDQDGQKKTVGQMEADVDV
- a CDS encoding MaoC family dehydratase — its product is MSVNSVPATDSLRPMTSVQVDQTREFVASLDEKSETYWDMVTIGDVLSRDLHLSAELVILYADAVEDFNPWYEGWLMNRWHMEGESPFGGAIVPPMLISHFVLSVQFDHTKPFAIGSIHTFHDTQIHKPVPVGSTVRIQTTAVDKFTKRDRRYVRHEVEVTDVEDATLYLSETRDILSL